In Streptomyces sp. NBC_00433, a single genomic region encodes these proteins:
- a CDS encoding DUF2264 domain-containing protein — translation MTSGLPAEDRDRSPFTGWTREHWAALADRTAEAVAPYRSPKGASIHLPGPASRNGRRSDGLEGFARTFLLAGFRVAGEGGADPAGLLERYAEGLAAGTDPHSPEAWPRPDELDQAKVEAASIALVLQATRPWLWDRLDDRVRQRTLDWLGAVVGQRYPPINWVWFRIVVESFLREAGGPWSATDIEEDLDVHASLRRPGGWLSDGQERAYDHYTGWALHLYPLLWTHLFDVTGTLCPPRLRGRWQDDLGAYLDDAVCLIGSDGSPLLQGRSLTYRFAAAAPLWVGALTGTGSLGPGLIRRAASGMLRHFRQQGAFEPDGLLRLGWRGEWLPIRQAYSGPGSPYWAAKGMLGLMLPADHPVWTATEEPLPVEEADVARVVAAPGWLVSARRSDGVAVVVNHGTDHARPGDCRADAPLYARLGYSTATVPPLTGPTTSDPLDNSVVVLDDTGRATHRSGFTTLFAERRADGVLVGGSRGRVRWVDTTGDATPDHGSGRSGPHIPGPLVTVASVLRAGTEIRLVRLDAPEGPSAAWRAVRLGGWPLPTEAGPAHTPGEEGAYAEASDGGLRSAVRGLRGFTRAGVFVEDGTTPLARRTAVPWLATPEPVPLGVVLAASVRLDRGAGDSPEPAVSVRDGGDGAHQVTVEWPDGARTDVTLPAP, via the coding sequence ATGACGTCCGGTCTCCCTGCCGAGGACCGCGACCGGTCGCCGTTCACCGGCTGGACCCGGGAGCACTGGGCGGCGCTGGCCGACCGCACGGCGGAAGCGGTCGCCCCCTACCGGTCCCCGAAGGGGGCGTCCATCCACCTGCCCGGCCCGGCGAGCCGCAACGGCCGCCGCTCGGACGGCCTTGAGGGCTTCGCCCGCACCTTTCTGCTGGCCGGATTCCGGGTGGCCGGCGAGGGCGGCGCCGATCCGGCCGGGCTGCTGGAGCGCTACGCGGAGGGACTCGCCGCCGGTACGGACCCGCACTCGCCCGAGGCGTGGCCGCGTCCCGACGAGCTCGACCAGGCCAAGGTCGAGGCCGCCTCGATCGCCCTGGTCCTGCAAGCCACCCGCCCCTGGCTGTGGGACCGGCTCGACGACCGGGTACGGCAGCGGACGCTGGACTGGCTCGGCGCGGTCGTCGGACAGCGGTACCCGCCGATCAACTGGGTGTGGTTCAGGATCGTGGTGGAGTCCTTCCTGCGCGAGGCGGGCGGCCCGTGGAGCGCCACCGACATCGAGGAGGACCTCGACGTCCACGCCTCGCTGCGGCGCCCCGGGGGCTGGCTCAGCGACGGACAGGAACGGGCCTACGACCACTACACCGGGTGGGCGCTGCACCTGTACCCGCTGCTGTGGACGCACCTGTTCGACGTGACGGGGACGCTCTGCCCACCCCGGTTGCGCGGCAGGTGGCAGGACGACCTCGGCGCGTATCTCGACGACGCGGTGTGCCTGATCGGGTCCGACGGGTCCCCGCTGCTGCAAGGACGCAGCCTCACCTACCGCTTCGCCGCCGCCGCGCCCCTGTGGGTCGGGGCGCTGACCGGCACCGGAAGCCTCGGTCCCGGTCTGATACGGCGCGCGGCCAGCGGTATGCTGCGCCATTTCCGCCAGCAGGGGGCCTTCGAGCCCGACGGACTGCTCCGCCTCGGCTGGCGCGGGGAGTGGCTGCCGATCCGGCAGGCGTACTCGGGACCCGGCTCCCCCTACTGGGCCGCCAAGGGCATGCTCGGCCTGATGCTCCCCGCCGACCACCCGGTGTGGACGGCCACCGAGGAGCCGCTTCCGGTGGAAGAGGCCGACGTGGCACGGGTGGTTGCCGCTCCCGGCTGGCTGGTCTCCGCGCGGCGGTCGGACGGCGTCGCGGTGGTCGTCAACCACGGCACCGACCACGCCCGCCCCGGCGACTGCCGCGCCGACGCACCGCTGTACGCCCGCCTCGGATACTCCACCGCCACCGTGCCGCCGCTGACCGGGCCGACGACATCGGATCCGCTCGACAACAGCGTCGTCGTCCTTGACGACACCGGCCGGGCCACCCACCGGAGCGGCTTCACCACGCTCTTCGCCGAGCGCCGCGCCGACGGCGTCCTCGTGGGAGGATCGCGGGGCCGGGTGCGATGGGTCGACACCACCGGGGACGCCACACCCGACCACGGCTCCGGCCGCTCCGGCCCGCACATCCCGGGCCCCCTCGTCACCGTCGCCTCCGTACTGCGCGCGGGCACCGAGATCCGGCTCGTCCGGCTCGACGCCCCCGAGGGGCCGTCGGCGGCATGGCGGGCGGTACGGCTGGGCGGCTGGCCGCTACCCACCGAGGCGGGACCCGCGCACACCCCGGGCGAGGAGGGTGCATACGCCGAAGCGAGCGACGGCGGACTGCGCAGCGCCGTACGCGGCCTGCGCGGATTCACCCGCGCCGGCGTATTCGTCGAGGACGGCACGACCCCGCTCGCCCGCCGGACCGCCGTTCCCTGGCTGGCCACCCCGGAGCCGGTGCCGCTCGGCGTCGTCCTGGCCGCATCCGTCCGGCTCGACCGCGGCGCCGGCGACAGTCCGGAACCGGCCGTGTCCGTGCGGGACGGGGGCGACGGAGCCCACCAGGTGACGGTGGAGTGGCCGGACGGCGCGCGCACGGACGTGACCTTGCCCGCGCCGTGA
- a CDS encoding HoxN/HupN/NixA family nickel/cobalt transporter produces MAAFILALHLIGWFTLVALVAPGHYRVNGQSFGIGIGVTAYALGMRHAFDADHIAAIDNTTRKLMHEGRRPLSVGFWFSLGHSSVVFGLTLLLSLGLKSLAGPLKDDNSQLHRMTSLIGSAVSGTFLYAIAAVNLVVLAGIWKVLRTLRAGQLDEQALEEQLDKRGLLNRLLGRVMRSIDKPWQMYPVGLLFGLGFDTATEVALLVLAGSGAATGLPWYAILCLPVLFAAGMSLLDTLDGSFMNVAYGWAFSRPVRKIYYNLTVTGLSVAVALIIGTVELLALLADKLDLTGGFWGWVGGVNLNTVGFVVVGLFVAAWACALLVWKYGRIEERWASPPGPRPEAPAAQE; encoded by the coding sequence ATGGCCGCCTTCATCCTGGCCCTGCACCTCATCGGCTGGTTCACCCTCGTGGCGCTGGTGGCACCCGGCCACTACCGCGTCAACGGCCAGTCCTTCGGCATCGGGATCGGCGTCACCGCCTACGCCCTCGGAATGCGCCACGCCTTCGACGCCGACCACATCGCTGCCATCGACAACACCACCCGCAAACTCATGCACGAGGGCAGGCGCCCGCTGTCGGTCGGCTTCTGGTTCTCCCTCGGCCACTCCAGCGTCGTCTTCGGCCTGACCCTGCTGCTGTCACTCGGCCTCAAGTCCCTCGCCGGCCCGCTCAAGGACGACAACTCCCAGCTGCACCGGATGACCAGCCTGATCGGCAGCGCCGTCTCCGGCACCTTCCTCTACGCCATCGCAGCGGTGAACCTCGTCGTGCTCGCGGGGATCTGGAAGGTGCTGCGCACGCTGCGCGCCGGACAACTCGACGAGCAGGCGCTGGAGGAGCAGCTCGACAAGCGGGGCCTGCTCAACCGGCTCCTCGGGCGGGTGATGCGGTCGATCGACAAGCCCTGGCAGATGTATCCCGTCGGCCTGCTCTTCGGCCTCGGCTTCGACACCGCCACCGAGGTCGCGCTGCTGGTCCTGGCCGGCTCGGGCGCCGCCACCGGCCTGCCCTGGTACGCCATCCTGTGCCTGCCCGTGCTTTTTGCGGCCGGGATGAGCCTGCTGGACACCCTCGACGGATCGTTCATGAACGTTGCCTACGGCTGGGCCTTCTCGCGCCCGGTCAGGAAGATCTACTACAACCTCACCGTCACGGGCCTGTCCGTCGCCGTCGCCCTGATCATCGGCACCGTCGAGTTGCTCGCGCTGCTCGCCGACAAGCTCGACCTCACCGGTGGCTTCTGGGGCTGGGTCGGCGGAGTGAACCTCAACACGGTGGGATTCGTGGTGGTGGGCCTTTTCGTCGCGGCATGGGCGTGCGCGCTGCTGGTGTGGAAGTACGGCCGCATCGAGGAGCGTTGGGCCTCGCCCCCCGGCCCGAGGCCGGAAGCGCCAGCCGCCCAGGAGTGA
- a CDS encoding DUF4331 domain-containing protein: MTLRRKPAGLGRRKSAALLLALSTAVAGAALAGPGAGVGQASSHREAPLIASDPQVDNTDLYAFSSPDKSDTVTLVANWYPFQEPNGGPNFYPFATDAHYDINIDSQGTGRPDLTYRWTFRNEDRRGEKTFLYNNGVVNNLTDPTLLFRQHYTLQEIRAGHRPVTLVDDAIAAPSNVGRASMPDYGRLRDQATRKLPGGGRTVASQAADPFFLDLRIFDLLYGGNLSETGHNTLNGYNVNTLAIQVPKSALAYRGNAKRNPVIGVWSTTERRTMRLSPGKSTPTGPYVQVSRLGNPLVNEAVVPAGLKNAFNALPPSEDHNQPKLVAKVLDPEVPKLVQAIYGIPAPATPRRDLQEIFLTGIAKATGGPLAVDLNSQLLNQDIDKWQFVAAEELRLNMSTPVTANPNRLGVLAGDFQGFPNGRRMGDDVVDIALQVLEGATPGHLIQALAAGDGVNGPGRPFTGSFPYIALPFTNAVNQAG; the protein is encoded by the coding sequence ATGACCCTTCGCAGAAAACCGGCCGGTCTCGGCCGGCGGAAGTCGGCCGCGCTGCTGCTCGCGCTGAGCACCGCGGTCGCGGGTGCGGCGCTGGCCGGCCCCGGCGCCGGCGTCGGCCAGGCGTCCAGCCACCGGGAGGCGCCGCTGATCGCCTCGGACCCGCAGGTCGACAACACCGACCTGTACGCGTTCTCAAGCCCCGACAAGTCCGACACGGTGACGCTGGTCGCGAACTGGTACCCGTTCCAGGAGCCGAACGGCGGGCCGAACTTCTACCCGTTCGCCACGGACGCGCACTACGACATCAACATCGACAGCCAGGGCACCGGCAGGCCGGACCTGACCTACCGGTGGACGTTCCGCAACGAGGACCGGCGCGGCGAGAAGACGTTCCTGTACAACAACGGGGTCGTCAACAACCTCACCGATCCCACTCTGCTGTTCCGCCAGCACTACACGCTCCAGGAGATCCGGGCCGGCCACCGCCCCGTGACCCTCGTCGACGACGCCATCGCCGCCCCGTCCAATGTCGGCAGGGCGTCGATGCCGGACTACGGGCGGCTGCGCGACCAGGCGACCCGCAAGCTGCCCGGCGGCGGCCGGACCGTCGCGAGCCAGGCCGCCGACCCGTTCTTCCTCGACCTGCGGATCTTCGACCTGCTCTACGGCGGGAACCTCAGCGAGACCGGGCACAACACCCTCAACGGCTACAACGTCAACACCCTGGCCATCCAGGTGCCCAAGTCCGCACTGGCCTACCGCGGCAACGCCAAGCGCAACCCGGTCATCGGCGTGTGGAGCACCACCGAGCGGCGCACCATGCGGCTCAGTCCGGGCAAGTCCACCCCGACCGGCCCCTACGTGCAGGTCTCCCGGCTGGGCAACCCGCTGGTCAACGAGGCGGTCGTGCCCGCGGGCCTGAAGAACGCCTTCAACGCGCTGCCGCCGTCCGAGGACCACAACCAGCCCAAGCTCGTCGCGAAGGTCCTCGACCCGGAGGTGCCCAAGCTCGTCCAGGCGATCTACGGCATCCCCGCCCCGGCCACCCCGCGCCGGGACCTGCAGGAGATCTTCCTGACGGGCATCGCGAAGGCGACGGGCGGCCCACTGGCCGTCGACCTCAACTCGCAGCTGCTGAACCAGGACATCGACAAGTGGCAGTTCGTGGCCGCCGAGGAGCTGCGGCTGAACATGTCGACCCCGGTGACGGCGAACCCGAACCGGCTCGGTGTGCTCGCCGGCGACTTCCAGGGCTTCCCCAACGGGCGGCGCATGGGTGACGACGTCGTCGACATCGCCCTCCAGGTGCTCGAAGGCGCCACACCCGGCCACCTCATCCAGGCCCTGGCCGCGGGTGACGGCGTCAACGGCCCCGGCCGCCCCTTCACGGGCAGTTTCCCCTACATCGCCCTGCCCTTCACCAACGCGGTGAACCAGGCCGGATGA
- a CDS encoding nickel transporter: MTPPAGTTNRRLHRAALLLAAVPALMWAASGPACAHPLGNFTVNRYDGLTLHADRVDDLAVVDTAEIPTLQAEPTMDTDHNGTLSPAEAAAEAGRACTALADRAQATASAAHGTPRTLAFRLTAGSFRLVHGQAGLDTGRLECRLTAPATLDSGDHVRFTSGVDDSRIGWHEITARGDGVRIGTSDVPARSVSHELHAYPADLLSSPLDTRHAALVLGAGSGAATAASTPGAGWAADWYAALDRHLGGLADQHELTLPVGLLAVVMSLVLGAGHAALPGHGKTVMAAYLAGRQGRPRDAVTVAGTVTLTHTASVLALGVALSVSSALVGEDVLAWLGTASGLVITAAGLWLLPAALRTFRTPKQAAAPPHAGHDHHHGPAHSHPPQQQAAAASTGPAPAAHASATAVLNEDEATSTHDHPRTHEHGEEHEHAEHPHTHGWLGQHSHSHGPRPRGSKAGLVGIGIAGGLVPSPSALVVLLGSIALGRTAFGVLLVVCYGLGMAATLAAAGLLLLKLRDRIPALEGGRRHALAAWGTRLTPLGTSLLILAVGVGTALRAVPM, translated from the coding sequence ATGACCCCTCCCGCGGGCACCACGAACCGCCGCCTCCACCGCGCCGCCCTGCTGCTCGCCGCCGTCCCGGCACTGATGTGGGCGGCGTCCGGGCCGGCCTGCGCCCACCCGCTCGGCAACTTCACCGTCAACCGCTACGACGGCCTCACCCTGCACGCCGACCGCGTGGACGACCTCGCTGTCGTCGACACCGCCGAGATCCCCACCCTCCAGGCCGAGCCGACCATGGACACCGACCACAACGGCACCCTCAGCCCGGCCGAAGCCGCCGCCGAGGCCGGGCGGGCCTGCACGGCCCTTGCCGACCGGGCCCAGGCCACGGCGTCGGCAGCACACGGGACACCGCGGACACTCGCCTTCCGCCTGACGGCCGGTTCCTTCCGCCTCGTGCACGGCCAGGCCGGTCTGGACACCGGCCGGCTGGAATGCCGGCTGACCGCCCCCGCCACCCTCGACAGCGGCGACCACGTCCGGTTCACCTCCGGTGTCGACGACTCACGTATCGGCTGGCACGAGATCACCGCACGAGGCGACGGCGTGCGGATCGGCACCTCGGACGTACCCGCGCGGTCCGTTTCGCACGAGCTGCACGCCTATCCCGCGGACCTGCTGTCCAGCCCGCTCGACACGCGGCACGCCGCGCTGGTGCTGGGGGCCGGCAGCGGCGCCGCCACCGCCGCGAGCACACCGGGCGCCGGGTGGGCGGCGGACTGGTACGCGGCACTCGACCGGCACCTGGGCGGGCTGGCGGACCAGCACGAACTCACCCTGCCCGTCGGCCTGCTCGCGGTCGTCATGTCCCTGGTCCTCGGGGCCGGACACGCCGCGCTCCCCGGCCACGGAAAGACCGTCATGGCCGCCTACCTGGCCGGCCGCCAGGGCCGCCCGCGCGACGCGGTCACCGTCGCGGGAACGGTCACGCTCACCCACACCGCCTCGGTGCTCGCCCTCGGAGTCGCGCTCAGCGTCTCCTCCGCCCTCGTCGGGGAGGACGTCCTGGCCTGGCTCGGTACGGCCAGCGGACTCGTCATCACCGCGGCCGGACTGTGGCTGCTGCCCGCCGCGCTACGCACCTTCCGTACCCCGAAACAGGCAGCGGCGCCCCCGCACGCCGGTCACGACCACCACCACGGCCCGGCGCACAGCCATCCGCCGCAGCAGCAGGCCGCCGCCGCGAGCACCGGCCCCGCGCCCGCGGCACACGCGTCGGCGACAGCGGTACTGAACGAAGACGAGGCGACGAGCACCCACGACCACCCCCGCACCCACGAACACGGGGAAGAACACGAGCACGCGGAGCACCCCCACACCCATGGATGGCTCGGGCAGCACAGCCACAGCCACGGCCCCCGTCCACGCGGGAGCAAGGCAGGCCTGGTCGGCATCGGCATCGCCGGCGGCCTGGTCCCCAGCCCCTCCGCCCTCGTGGTGCTGCTCGGCTCCATCGCCCTGGGCCGCACCGCCTTCGGCGTCCTGCTCGTGGTCTGCTACGGCCTCGGCATGGCCGCCACGCTCGCCGCCGCCGGGCTGCTCCTGCTCAAACTCCGCGACCGCATCCCGGCCCTCGAAGGCGGCCGCCGGCACGCACTGGCCGCCTGGGGCACACGGCTCACCCCGCTGGGCACCTCCCTGCTCATCCTGGCCGTCGGAGTCGGCACCGCCCTGCGGGCCGTACCGATGTGA
- a CDS encoding DUF6233 domain-containing protein, with the protein MVVRPADHLPIQGSEQGRLLVLPAAVDFRAPSALCGPIDGQPHAQVPIQRPGITPAWKIEEPVYFGPQRGPARVVHRGDCRTIRDLARPATTEQARAVLDRDDAAPCQVCRPDRPLRTDA; encoded by the coding sequence TTGGTCGTACGACCTGCAGACCACCTGCCCATCCAGGGCAGCGAGCAGGGCCGGCTCCTGGTCCTCCCCGCCGCGGTCGACTTCCGTGCCCCGTCCGCCCTCTGCGGCCCGATCGACGGCCAGCCCCACGCCCAGGTGCCCATCCAGCGGCCCGGCATCACCCCGGCCTGGAAGATCGAGGAACCGGTCTACTTCGGTCCCCAGCGAGGCCCGGCGCGCGTCGTGCACCGCGGCGACTGCCGCACGATCCGCGACCTCGCCCGGCCCGCGACCACCGAGCAGGCCCGCGCCGTACTCGATCGCGACGACGCCGCACCGTGCCAAGTCTGCCGACCGGACCGGCCGCTGCGCACCGACGCGTAG
- a CDS encoding tetratricopeptide repeat protein: protein MEDEPEVYSAGTGAGAGGSAGAGAGGGGTGPVAGPGGDAAAPEDRVGAERPGPALGSLEDSAGAGGRVVNTVSGGVQLGPVLQGRDFTVQLPRAIEPALWGLRPPSKAFTGRDGAVRELLGLLAPGGESGSVLVTAVAGMAGVGKTELALYTAAAAVARPGWFPGGVLFTDLNGYHPDPERRVSAGQALDGWLRSLGIPGEHVPRAEQDRSAMFRTALSGYAAQGRRILLVIDNAGGEEQVLPLLPADGTTVALVTSRDSLDIDARRHALDVLTPDASVDLVRRVLQQTHGDRDQRVDDDPAAAQRVAELCAGLPLALRIVAALLADTPHRPLAAMADALADEQTRLERLSRADRAVRAAFDLSYARLTPAQGRLFRLLPLNPGPDLSTEAASHLLGDADPVAVEELLTDLARAHLVEAGGVWGRWRMHDLLRLHADHHGRACAADDDRDAALARLLGYYLDSAEAAGTHLDPQPGAPRSPVFGGRAQALGWLDGELANLTAAAATAPEGHRIRSGMAYALAEYLNFRRRFDDLIALTTQALTIHRQTRDRHNEAAALTNLGGALQQVRRFDEAITALTAAAATYRDLGDRHSEAAALNNLGLALQQVRRFDEAITAHTTAADTFSDLGDRHNEAAALNNLGIALQQVRRFDEAITAHTTAADTHRDLGDRHREGTALSNLGLALWEVRRFDEAVTALTAAADTYRELGDRHGEAGALTNLGIALLQVRRFDEAVTAHTTAADTYRELGDRHSEATALTNLGIALLQVRRFEEAVTALTAAADTYRELGDRHGEAGALTNLGGALLQVRRFEEAITALTAAADTYRDLGDRHGEAGALTNLGGALREVRRFDEAITAHTTAADIFSDLGDRHGEGTALNNLGSALREVRRFDEAITAHTTAADILSDLGDRHSEGQALNNLGGALREVRRFDEAITAHTTAADIFSDLGDRHGEAAALTNLGGALREVRRFDEAITAHTAAADIFSDLGDRHGEAAAWNNLGLALLEVRRFDEAITAHNQDLAICRELGDRHGEAGALNNLGLALRQVRRFDEAVTAHTTAADIFSDLGDRHSEGQARRSWAIACNERWKMRQGADPGRA, encoded by the coding sequence ATGGAGGACGAGCCGGAGGTCTACTCCGCCGGCACCGGGGCCGGTGCCGGCGGCAGCGCGGGGGCGGGTGCCGGCGGCGGTGGCACCGGTCCGGTGGCTGGGCCGGGCGGGGATGCGGCTGCGCCGGAGGATCGCGTCGGCGCGGAGCGCCCCGGTCCCGCCCTTGGTTCCCTGGAGGATTCCGCCGGGGCCGGAGGCCGTGTGGTGAACACGGTCAGCGGTGGTGTGCAGCTGGGGCCGGTCCTCCAGGGGCGGGACTTCACGGTGCAGCTGCCGCGGGCGATCGAGCCCGCCCTGTGGGGGCTGCGGCCGCCGTCGAAGGCGTTCACCGGCCGCGACGGCGCGGTGAGGGAACTGCTGGGGCTGCTCGCGCCTGGCGGTGAGTCCGGGTCGGTGCTGGTGACGGCGGTGGCGGGGATGGCCGGGGTCGGCAAGACCGAACTGGCCCTCTACACCGCCGCGGCTGCTGTGGCCCGGCCCGGCTGGTTCCCCGGCGGCGTCTTGTTCACCGACCTCAACGGCTACCACCCCGACCCCGAACGCCGGGTCAGCGCGGGGCAGGCGCTGGACGGATGGCTGCGCTCCCTGGGCATCCCCGGCGAGCACGTGCCCCGGGCCGAGCAGGACCGCTCGGCGATGTTCCGCACGGCGCTGTCCGGGTACGCCGCGCAGGGCCGCCGGATCCTGCTGGTGATCGACAACGCCGGCGGCGAGGAGCAGGTCCTGCCGCTGCTGCCCGCCGACGGCACCACGGTCGCCCTGGTCACCTCTCGCGACTCCCTGGACATCGATGCACGTCGGCATGCTCTGGACGTCCTCACCCCGGACGCCTCGGTGGACCTGGTCCGCCGGGTCCTGCAGCAGACGCACGGTGACCGTGACCAGCGCGTCGATGACGATCCGGCTGCCGCGCAGCGGGTCGCGGAGCTGTGCGCGGGGCTTCCGCTGGCGTTGCGGATCGTGGCGGCCCTGCTGGCCGACACGCCGCACCGGCCGCTGGCTGCGATGGCCGACGCTCTGGCCGATGAGCAGACCCGGCTGGAGCGCCTCTCCCGCGCCGACCGTGCGGTGCGGGCGGCGTTCGACCTGTCCTACGCCCGGCTCACGCCCGCGCAGGGCCGGCTGTTCCGGCTGCTGCCCCTCAACCCGGGACCGGACCTGTCCACCGAGGCCGCCTCCCACCTCCTCGGTGATGCCGATCCGGTGGCGGTCGAGGAGTTGCTGACGGATCTTGCGCGCGCGCACCTGGTCGAGGCCGGCGGGGTGTGGGGGAGGTGGCGGATGCATGACCTGCTGCGGCTGCACGCCGACCACCACGGCCGGGCCTGCGCCGCCGACGACGACCGCGATGCCGCACTGGCCCGGCTACTCGGCTACTACCTGGACAGCGCGGAAGCGGCCGGCACCCACCTGGACCCGCAGCCGGGGGCGCCGCGTTCGCCTGTGTTCGGCGGTCGTGCGCAGGCGCTGGGATGGCTGGACGGCGAGCTCGCCAACCTCACCGCGGCGGCCGCCACCGCGCCCGAAGGCCACCGCATCCGGTCCGGCATGGCCTACGCCCTGGCCGAGTACCTGAACTTCCGGCGCCGCTTCGACGATCTGATCGCTCTCACCACCCAGGCCCTCACCATCCACCGCCAGACCCGCGACCGCCACAACGAAGCCGCGGCGTTGACCAACCTCGGCGGCGCCCTGCAGCAGGTGCGCAGGTTCGACGAGGCCATCACCGCCCTCACCGCCGCCGCCGCCACCTACCGCGACCTCGGCGACCGCCACAGCGAAGCCGCGGCGTTGAACAACCTCGGCCTCGCCCTGCAGCAGGTGCGCAGGTTCGACGAGGCCATCACCGCCCACACCACCGCCGCCGACACCTTCTCCGACCTCGGCGACCGCCACAACGAAGCCGCGGCGTTGAACAACCTCGGCATCGCCCTGCAGCAGGTGCGCAGATTCGACGAGGCCATCACCGCCCACACCACCGCCGCCGACACCCACCGCGACCTCGGCGACCGCCACCGCGAAGGCACGGCGTTGAGCAACCTCGGCCTCGCCCTGTGGGAGGTGCGCAGGTTCGACGAGGCCGTCACCGCCCTCACCGCCGCCGCGGACACCTACCGGGAGCTGGGCGACCGCCACGGTGAAGCCGGGGCGTTGACCAACCTCGGCATCGCCCTGCTGCAGGTGCGCAGGTTCGACGAGGCCGTCACCGCCCACACCACCGCCGCGGACACCTACCGAGAGCTGGGCGACCGCCACAGCGAAGCCACGGCGTTGACCAACCTCGGCATCGCCCTGCTGCAGGTGCGCAGGTTCGAGGAGGCCGTCACCGCCCTCACCGCCGCCGCGGACACCTACCGGGAGCTGGGCGACCGCCACGGTGAAGCCGGGGCGTTGACCAACCTCGGCGGTGCCCTGCTGCAGGTGCGCAGGTTCGAGGAGGCGATCACCGCCCTCACCGCCGCCGCGGACACCTACCGCGACCTCGGTGACCGCCACGGTGAAGCCGGGGCGTTGACCAACCTCGGCGGTGCCCTGCGGGAGGTGCGCAGGTTCGACGAGGCCATCACTGCCCACACCACCGCCGCCGACATCTTCTCCGACCTCGGTGACCGCCACGGCGAAGGCACGGCGTTGAACAACCTCGGCAGCGCCCTGCGGGAGGTGCGCAGGTTCGACGAGGCCATCACTGCCCACACCACCGCCGCCGACATCCTCTCCGACCTCGGCGACCGCCACAGCGAAGGCCAAGCGTTGAACAACCTCGGCGGCGCCCTGCGGGAGGTGCGCAGGTTCGACGAGGCCATCACCGCGCACACCACCGCCGCCGACATCTTCTCCGACCTCGGTGATCGCCACGGCGAAGCTGCGGCGTTGACCAACCTCGGCGGCGCCCTGCGGGAGGTGCGCAGGTTCGACGAGGCCATCACTGCCCACACCGCCGCCGCCGACATCTTCTCCGACCTCGGTGATCGCCACGGCGAAGCTGCGGCGTGGAACAACCTCGGCCTCGCCCTGCTGGAGGTGCGCAGGTTCGACGAGGCCATCACCGCCCACAACCAGGATCTGGCCATCTGCCGCGAGCTGGGCGACCGCCACGGCGAAGCCGGGGCGTTGAACAATCTCGGCCTCGCCCTGCGACAGGTGCGCAGGTTCGACGAGGCCGTCACCGCGCACACCACCGCCGCCGACATCTTCTCCGACCTCGGCGACCGCCACAGCGAAGGCCAAGCACGCAGGAGTTGGGCGATCGCATGTAACGAGCGGTGGAAGATGCGGCAGGGTGCTGATCCAGGCCGCGCCTGA